The Halichondria panicea chromosome 10, odHalPani1.1, whole genome shotgun sequence region TAAGCACTCGAATGTGAAGTGGTCTGACTCTGTGTACATTTAATTTGAGACTGAGAATGAAGATGAAAGTCATAATGATATCGTTTCGCTGGATTATATAAAATATTGTAGGCCTCATTGATCTCCATGAAATGTTTACTTGCATCCTTGTTCTTGTTTATGTCGGGGTGATGTTTCTTGGATAGAGTGAGAAATGCTGAGCGAATGTCTCGTTGTGATGCTTTTCGATCCATTCCTAAAATGTCATAGTGTGTCTTGTTACTGTTAGCATACCGGAAGGTAGAGCTGTGAAAGAAGGAGCATCCAGACTGTATCAATCGAAAATCAAGGTACATTGGACATTTTTTGAGCCAAAAACAGGCTGAGCATGAGAGAGCCATGATTTAACTTATGTATTTTCTTTTTCTCATTGCACAACTGAAGGGTTAACAGATATTATCGCACGTGCCATTGGGGTTAAAGAACAAAGCAAACACCCCAGGCCCACCCAACATCTTGTGAACTCCTTTCCGCTGTGTACAGGATCGATCTAGGACGACTAGATGAGCACTGAGCTTGAGGTGGAGCTTGCAATAATGTCTACTGAAGAAGAGACAATGCTAGGCCAGAAAACAGGTTAATGGGTGCATGCAGCGCAGGCAATAAGTATACAGGTATTAAACCAGTAGAAGTTATCTGTGACTAGATATATATCTATGACTGGTTTAGCTTTTCAGTAATTCTTTAGTCAGCAGCTACTTTTAATagtgaggtgttccttttgcAGGTCAAATCATGGACTATGACGAAGCCCCTCCGTCTGGATTTGGCACCGTGCTCTGTACGTGGACGCTGATCATAATCTCTGGGATTCTCATTGTGTTAACGTTTCCCTTTAGTCTCTTTGTCATGATCAAAGTGATCCCTCAATACGAGCGTGCTATTATCTTTCGACTTGGTCGTATCAAGGGAGGCAAGGAACAAGGTCCTGGTCTCTTCTTCATCATACCTTGCATTGATAAGGTGGAAAGGGTAGACACTAGGCTGAAGACTTTCGACGTACCCCCTCAGAAAGTAAGGCAATATAAATTGAAGTTACCGTATTACTGAAAAACCTTTGATAATTAACctttgcgttctggcaaggatcgtgtcatacaagtacaagtataTAGGTTTTTaaactcacaaaacattctagtaatacggtagtataAATATGAGAAATGCAATTACCAATTCACAATTAGTAATGCTGCATTTTCTGCTCCTAAGATGCTCCCTTAGCTACTTTAACAGCCACCCGCAACTGTCCATTTTTCTTCTCCAGATATTGTCCAAGGACAGTGTGACGGTAAATGTGGATGCAATTGTTATCTTCCGTATTGTAGACCCAGTTATATCTGTGGTTAAAGTGACAAATGCCGACAGGGCCACTCGTCTCCTCGCTCAGACCACCCTCAGAAACATCCTAGGCTCTCACAAGCTTTCAGAGCTTCTGGAGAGTCGTGAATCCATTCAGCAACAGCTTCGTCAGCAATTGGACGAGGGCACCGACCCCTGGGGCGTCAAGGTGGAGACTGTAGCAATCAAGGATGTACGTATTCCTAAGGAGTTGCAACGATCAATGGCAGCTGAAGCTGAAGCCAACAGAGAAGCCAAGGCTAAGGTGATACaaaatgtgtatatacattgtataggGTACGTGGTTGAATTTGTGTCTGTCGCACTTGAAGTATACTAAGTCTTCCCTTAattttgcacataattatgtcaattacCCACTGCTATAACTGCATGCTCATTCACACACCCACAGGTGATTACGGCCACTGGAGAGGTCAATGCTGCCCGAGCACTGAAGGAAGCTGCTGAGAGCATTGGCTCTTCTCCAACAGCAATGCAACTGAGGTACCTGCAGACCTTGAACATCATTGCAGCAGAGAGGG contains the following coding sequences:
- the LOC135343150 gene encoding dnaJ homolog subfamily C member 4-like — its product is MALSCSACFWLKKCPMYLDFRLIQSGCSFFHSSTFRYANSNKTHYDILGMDRKASQRDIRSAFLTLSKKHHPDINKNKDASKHFMEINEAYNILYNPAKRYHYDFHLHSQSQIKCTQSQTTSHSSAYEDVGNYYNISEEEWAKMYQASVPKRNHIPLIMVLIFVMITGSMVHSVRIQSAHKQFQEMADEETRKNMQAYNTVRERAANSTVTEQLERLSQLHRQNKKQ
- the LOC135343139 gene encoding band 7 protein AGAP004871-like: MSTELEVELAIMSTEEETMLGQKTGQIMDYDEAPPSGFGTVLCTWTLIIISGILIVLTFPFSLFVMIKVIPQYERAIIFRLGRIKGGKEQGPGLFFIIPCIDKVERVDTRLKTFDVPPQKILSKDSVTVNVDAIVIFRIVDPVISVVKVTNADRATRLLAQTTLRNILGSHKLSELLESRESIQQQLRQQLDEGTDPWGVKVETVAIKDVRIPKELQRSMAAEAEANREAKAKVITATGEVNAARALKEAAESIGSSPTAMQLRYLQTLNIIAAERGSTIIFPIPIDMMGPMAHQLQQKATAFPQVQVAEDTKID